DNA from Chelonia mydas isolate rCheMyd1 chromosome 3, rCheMyd1.pri.v2, whole genome shotgun sequence:
tcccaccaCCAAATTTCAAAGCTGGATAAAAATTTTGATCAGTCCTAGGAGTTACACTGAAAATTCTGATTTACAGCATATTAAGAAAAAGAGACTTAATAAACTTTCCTGACAAAAAATCTACCTGGTTTCAATATGCACTTAAACAGGAGCCAACTCACGGATAGGCTCACAAACTTTCCAGCAAGCTGGGGTTGAGCTTCAAGCCATGCTGTAGTTTGGGGCAGAAAAGCCGACAATTTCACAGTGTCACTCTTGCTGTGTCTACCCTAGACCGTTTCCCCAAAGATTTGCCACCAGGGCAGCTTCACGTCAATGGCAGCAAAGGCAAGAGTGCTTGTGTAGACAAGTCACCAGAATCACCAGTGTTTTCACCATCAATatcatctaaccctgctcagagaaAGCCAAGGAAAAATGCTGTTAATAATGCCAGTGCCTTGGCTACACCAGAGCTCTTATTGGTGGAGCCGCACTAGTGGGAAAGGTTGTCGGCGAAAGTCCAGCGCAGACACAGCTTCTGAGCTTTTCAGTGTGTTCGAACCTGAAATTTCAATGTGAAACTCAGCAGATACGAAACCACAGCGCCTCACGAAGCTGCAGGAAAAAGCTCCTGTTGCCTGCTGGGATCTGCACTTTATCCACAGGCAGCAAAGAGTTGTGTAGCGTTCTGGAACCCCAAGCTGGCAAAGGCGCCCTCCCGCCATCAGAACCAGTCTGCTCCAGTGAGACCTAATGTATAAATTAGTAGCAGCTGCAGGAAATTTAAACGTCATGCAAAAGGAACTGGGAGGAAGACAAAAATACACAGACAGCTTCCATTAATTCTGGTTTCAACCCACCTTAATACATTGTGCAAGTGACTCCTTCTGTTGGTCCTTCCCTTTTGTTAGATGCTGCCCTTCACCCTCCAGTGCACACAGGTATCTCCCATCTAGCATGTCCCTGATGGAGGGCATTCCCAATCTTCTTACAGATTCCCTGTGGTCCTGGTAAATGGTTTTTATAGAGGGCTTTTGAGGGTTGCATGCGTGACACAGAACACAATCCTCACTGCCCTGAATTCCATATTTGCTCTTTATGCTGCCTTGATCTTCAACAGAGTCAGAGGAAAGCTGCCCTCTGCTGCCACTGTAGCATGGAAGGTCTTGTTGCACCTGGTCATGCCCCGGTCTCCCTTTAGTCAGCGAAAGATCAGACAAATATTGAGCCAAACCTTCTAACTCCTTGATtctgggaggcagggaaagaAATTCTTCATCATTCTCCCATGCTTTTTTCAGTGGCAGTATTTGTGTAGTGGATACAAAATGACTGGCACCCTTTTCCTTTACCTGACACTTTGAAAAGTCTTCATCTCCTCTGTTACCCCAGCCTCTCCCATCTATGTGAGTCGGATTACATGGACTTAGTCCAGCACACTTGGAAGTAAGCAAACCGTTTGCAAACCCTCTAACGGGATCTGCTTTGGTGGCAGTACCAACACATTCTGCAAAGGACACTTTTGTGACAGGTGAAGGTCCATAGTAAGGAACTGCTCCTAAATACCCTGGCTTCTTAGACAAGGGAGTTGAAAATCTCTCTGCTGAGATCCCACACTCCTTACTCTGGCTTACGTTGCTCCCTGAAGCATGTTGATTTTGACCGGGTGCACTGATACACTTCAAAGTGCTCTCAGGTGAAACGGAAAAGCTGTCAAGATCTATACCAGAGTCATGGAAGAAGGGATCAGGCATCACAGACTTGGGGTTCTTTGCAAGCTTGTATTTTGGCTTCAAGGGGTAAGTGTAATCAAGCAAGTCCTCATACTCTTTATTAGGGTTCCAGTGTGGAGACTGCCGGTCCGGAGACGGGGGTAAAGAATCAGGTATTGCACATGCCCAGTAATCAGCCTGAAAGGACGAcctctttttttcctgttccacGGCTACGCAGTCATCAAAGAGAGGATTTAACCGCCTGCGTGTGCTGAGCATGGGATCTTCTACTGGAGTAGAGCCACTGTGCAGATACCGAGAGGGGAAGACTTCAGATGAAGGAAAAACCCTTCGAGCTGGTAAGCTTCTTGACCTTATCTCCTGCTGTTCAAAGTCGTCGTCTTCTGAAGGTGGAGTGGAAAGGCTCGATCTGGAAAACGTTGGGATTGCTGTCTCAAAACTGGGGAGTGTTCTGTTAGGCAAAGACTTCAAAGTGGctgaagaaagggaaagtgagGCCTGGCTCCCATGGTCAGCATTTatggcaggaaggggctcagaacTGGAGAGGTAAACTTTGGCGTCCATTGCTGAGCTCTGAAGTGTTGGCTGATGCTCAGGAGCATTCGGAAGGTGCTCCTTGCAGCCCAGACATTCCACCATTTTCATCTGCTTGAAAcattggagggaggggggaaaaacatatAGAATGAAGCAATGATAGTTCACACATTAAAGGCCTGTACTTCGCGTACGGCTTTGACTAGGTTATAAATGCGTTTCACCAATGGGGAGAACTCCAGCAAACAGAAATGAGAAAACAAATTTCTAACTCAAAGGGAATTCTTTGAACAATACAAGTAGCAGAAGTGCAGATAAAAGCCCTATTGTGTTGTCAGCAGGGCAGGAATATGGAGATTCAGAGCCTAATCCAGGCCTGGTGTAAGCAAGCACTCACATGtcaactccattgccttcagggCAGTtgtacccatttacaccagctctgAAATGGGCTGGTACTGTCGCCATATTTGCAGTGAGGCAAACCAGGTACTTGGAGGCTGTATGACACATCTGTCAGCACGAGACATCATTCATGATAAAGCATGTGTTGTGGGGAAAAGGGATGTGAAGTGTCATCAcgctacatttatttatttacttatttattcagAGTGTTTAAATACAACACACACCAATCCAGTGATCTGAGCCTCTATCCCATAAACTAACCatcacaacaaaaacaaaggcCCGCACAGAAGCGTAGGCAATCCTCACCCGCTTTAACAAGCAGGAGAAAGgatgggctttgcagcatgcccacAAGGTTAACAAGTCTGGGTTTTCATGGACAAAAGGAGTCCACAACTGAAGACCCCTCAGAAAGCACCACCAGCTGTTCCCTCTCATTTCTACTGAGGGAGCTCAAGCATCTCTGCCGATCTGAACAGCGGCAGTGTGTCGCAGAGAGAGATAATCTCGCAGGTAACCAGGTCTCACACTGTTTGTGGCTTTCACAGGTTAAAACCAACACTTTGAATTCCACCCAGAAGCTTATTGGAAGCCAACGCAGACCACCAAGCACTAGTCTGATGTGCTCCCAATGTGCAGCACACTAGGCTGCATCTGCTCCTGATAGAGTATGTGCCCCACACAGTTGACAAAGGAGTTAACTGGAAACAGAAAGCAACTAGTACACAGGGTTGCACCTGGAGGCTGGGCCAGGCCTAACtgatgatgaagcccagctggaggaggtgcTGGGTGGAGAGCATAGAGGGAGGAGGCCCTTGATGAGAAgatggctgcagggagagaggggaaggactCTGCAGTCCCTCTCCGGATGCTAGAAAGTGGAGGAAAAGACTTGAGAGAAGCAAATGTACAGTAAGCCCCGAAAGGGGCTGTGGGAAAGGACCAGAAGGAAGGAAAATGagtccaggcaggcagagagaagTCTGAGGGAGCAGACCCTAGCTGCTTGCCACAGGGTacctggactggaacccaagGAGAGGGAGGACCTGGGTTTCCTAACCAGCCACTGGAAAAGATGGTGCAAACACACCGTGACACAAGGGGGGAAAAGGACAATGGAGTTTGGAACTGGGGAGAAAGCCCTGGGCAGGCATCCACCTGTCCAAGAGCGAGAGACCAACCTCACAAAACCTGGGAAGGGATGAAGAATccgtggaggagtgagcctgagTAGAGGCAATGAGTTACGTTTATCTGAGTTTAATTTATTGGACTCTGTTTACTCCACAAGAGCTGGGACTAAATGTGATCTGGCTGCAGGGCTAATTCACGAGAAGAGGCAAACCATCACAGGGCCAGAGGAACTACCGACAGGGGGTGCTAGAGGTGGAGAACCTGATACCTCCTGCCCAACCCCAAGAGGGCAAGTCAGTGGTGAGTCCATTCTAACAGTGATCTAATTTAGCGTTTAGATGCACATCACTGGCCAGGTCAAGCAAAAGAGACTACTTgcaatgatctggaggaaggcTCCAGATAAATGCTCCGAGTGGCTTACCAGGCACAGAAGGATTTACCAAAAAATGAATTAATCTGAAATGCTTTGGTAAAATCTTTCCAATAGCCAGGCtgagggctgagggagggggatgtctGCACTGAACCTCATTCCCAACATGTCTATCTCAAAGGCCAAAATTTACAAACTTGGGGAGTCCAAAGGCAGCCTCCTAAATAAGCGATATGGGGGCTTGGCACAAGTGAAAAAATCAAGCCTAGTATTACAGATCTCCAACATCATCCGGGGGTCTTTTGCTGAAAATGTAATAGATAAAATAATAAGTGAAATCTTCTCACCTGCCGCCCTTCGGGGTGGAAAAGAGTGCTGCTAAAGCGATGGGGCAAATAGAACCATTCACGGTAGCAATCAGTTAATGGCTGCCTCTCCACATATGTTGCTTTTGCTCTGGAAAACCTGGAAGAAGGTGTTAAAGATACTTCACAAAGGCTGGGCTTTCTCTGGGAGACACCAGTTACTCTGTGGCCTGTTCCATCCATTGCCAGATCCTCAGTTCCTTTTGGGGATGGCTTCACCTCCGTGGCTTCTGAAAGCGGACGCTCACTGCTAACTAGCTCAGGGCAGTCGGTCTCTAGTTCTGGGTAGTTCCACCTCCCACAGACCTTGTCCTTCACATTCAGGGAGGCTTCAGAACCTAATTTTCCCACATCCAAGGCCATTCATGCAGAACTCCTTCCCCTCACAGACCATGCACTCGCAGCCTTGGGCTCTCTGAAAGAAACAACAAAGTGACCCTCTTTCCCCACTTCCACACAACTAAAACAACATGGATTTGCTTTACCCTGCGTCTAAGTGAGGAAACACACTTTAGCCTGTCCTGAGCAAAAATCACAAGATCACATCATCTCTGTGCATCTTTAATCACACAAAACAGCAAATTTGCTTTCATTCTTTTCCAGCACTTTTCTGACTTCACATTACAACTTATTATGCTAAAAATCACAGTTTCGCTCTTTGGAGAGTCACTTGTACTCTAGTGGTACATTCGGAACAAATGCAGGTTTTGTACCCTGCTCTGACAGCTCTATGGTTGCTAACTAAGGACCATGATCCTGAGAGCACTTTTGCACATGAATAAAGTTACTGTGTCCAAATGAACAGCCATTCTTTTCACTAGCAGTTGTGTATCTAGGGCTGCtagagaatcaagccctaaagaACTTCTGGGACAGGTAATTTCCTTACAGGGATACATGGGGATTTCTCAACAGGTCAACTTCTCCGAAACGGAGAcatttaagaaagggaaataaaGCAATCATCTCAGGGCCTGATTGTGCAACTTCTACCCGGATGAGTGATTGATTACTCTCATGACTAATTGCTCATTGATGGGGGATCAGGGAGTGGGTGTGCCAGTCATCACAGCTTTGCTGGTATCGAAACAACGATCAGTTGCAGTGACAGGGTGGCATAGGTTACTTCCACGCTGGAGCAAGGAGCGAATTGCGATTGAAGACTGAGCTAACTTAACGTTTTAGGTCAACCTAGGTACACCGCTCATGAATGTCCAAAATCCACCATCCCTGAACAATTTAGTTAAGCCAACCCAACCTCCAGTGCAGATGCCACTAGATTGATGGAAGAGTTCTTCAATTGACCCAGTTACCCCACCTTTGAGAAGTCTGTTCATcacagtgatggaaaaaacccttctgtcgctccgggaagcatctacactatagcgctacagcggcacagctgcagcgccgTACCTGTGCCATGGTACTGCctctagcgtagacatagcctgggTCGCAATTCACTCCCTGATTCGCTCCTGGGGCATTGCAGGTGCGTGCTGCCTGTTACTCAGGGCTTGTGGAAACTCCACGATCGAGCCCTAAGGGAATAAGTTCCCGCAGTCCCTTAATTAGATTTCACGCACTCTGCAGGAGATGCTCCtcctttacaccagtgtgacGCAGCTCAGAATCTGCCCTGCTCTACCCAAATTGCCTTTGATACATCTATAGGGTCTTGCCACAAAACCCTATGCACACACCGTTAAATTCAATCAATCGTTCTTAGAAAGTAAAGACTGTACCAATACAACCTGACAGTACAATTCGCAACGCCAGTTATTTTTACACTATCCCACTCGAGGGTTCAGACCCAAAAGCAGCTACATGATTTGGGTAAGTTTCAGAAAGTTATAGAAAATGTCACTTCTTGGGATATCACATAATCTTGTAAACAAATTACAGATCCCTGTTAGCAAGAATGTTCATATAGAGCTTTAAACCTAACTTCTGATCTCTCAGAAAAACACCGTTCAATGACCACAAGGAACGTTTTTTACTTATGCACTTTGAACCATAGCCAGTACAGGTGCACCCCAACTGTGCAAACACGAATCCAGTAACGACCAGCGTGGTAAAATAACGTCAGCCCTTACTGTCGTTCAGTTTCTTTTAATATGTCGAAGAACACACCTGACAAACATTTTAGCTCAAGATCCTGTGTACTTTAAAATCCAAAAAAAAGATCACGTTATCTACCTTGTCCACAAGTATGTTACTAAATAGATCCTTGGGCATCCATGGCAGCAATTCTCTATAATCCCCCAGGTAGAAAGTCATAACAAAGGCTTGCGGATGACAAGGCTAATTTAAATTAACAAGTATGTGGAAGGCTTTAAACAGCTACTAATTAGTTTAGCTGGATCTGAGGTGATCCAGGAAGACCACCACTGTGGGGAACAAACACTCTGTAAAATTTTTCAACCAACTGaaggattttatgtttttttaaaagaacacagggaaattattttaatatacatgAGCTCAGACAATCAACAATGCTGTACTCAGGTTATTGCACTTGACTTCTGAGAGAAGCCCATTATAATTAGAACGGGTCAAATAATATTAATCAAATAAAAAATCTGGCTAATCTTGGCTTCACCAAGCATTCACAAACCAGTGCTGTTATTTGCTAATTTATTAGGGGGccaaaaatatttatagaatATTACAAATGGCATTTTTTTGGAGTTTTTGAAATACCAAATGTTGGTATTTGAGCTACCAAATTGATGTTGCCAATATTCTGGTGAATAGAGCACACCTTGCTGTGACAAATACATGTACTCACCAGTCTCAAAGCTTCATGAATACGAAAACACTTCAGCTAGTTCAAATTGATCTGATGCCGCAGCATTACCTAAATATTAGTGGAATAGGCTTTTTTGCTAATCAATAAGCTCGAGCTAAAATAGTAATGCATGAAAGGAGGCCATCCGAGACAAATCAATTGCAAATTCAAAAGGTGGGACACAATTAacagccttttaaaattttttaaattaacaaacatcctagctcagtggttctcaaactgtgggttgggaccctgttttaatggggtcgccagggctggtgttcgACTTTCTGGGGTCCAGGGCTAAAGCTGAAGtcagagccccaccgcccagggctgaagtcgaAACCCgagggcggcagggctcaggtcaCAGCCCCCCActctagggctgaagccctcaaacTTTGGCTTTGGGCCCCCCTGAcccgggcggtggggctcagacttGGGATTTGGCATCCCTGCCCtcggcagtggggctcaggcttcggtccccctgcccggggttgtgtagtaatttgttgtcagaaggagtcACGaggcaatgaagtttgagaaaccctgtccTAGCTGGTTCTGCCTGCAGCAACCACAATCATGACCTATCCCTGTGGGACAAATCAGGCATGACAGAATCAACATTCAGCCATGGAACATTCGTCAGATGAGAGAAATTCTTCGCAACATTTCATAAATTTAACAAACTTCCTTAAAGAAGCAAACTGGTGTCAGACCGCTTTGCTCTGCAAGTTCCTTTTAGCTACATAAGGAgttgcagggatggagggagacaTGTCTGCTGATATCTCACAGACTGGGGGGAAACCTGGTTCCCCATTCTGCAAGAGGTTTTTGAGAGTTTTAAATTTGTTCCTCTCTTAAAACGGGATGAATGGTCaatcttgaaatttttcacaaactgatgataatttttttttttaaaagtaagatctggtaaatcaaaacattttaattttgactttttaaagttttgtaGTATAAACTAACAAATTTCAaacccccgcaaaaaaaaaaaaaattgcgggagatttgttgaaactgaccctttccccaGGAACAATTTTTCATTCGAAAACTCCTTACCAGCTGTGGTCACCTCTCCTGTGCCAGACATCCCAGTTTTAACTATTTGTCTTCTAACTATGCTCCTCCTGCTCAGCCTctgtatactttttttaaaaaggcagatgGTGGGTCTGCCCCTGTACTAATGGCAAGTGTGTAGTGGAGGGCAAAAGTGCAGAGTtcttccccaaacacacactccaCAGTGCCGCACAGGCattctaaggcaggggttctcaaactcggGGTCGGGACCCCGCAGGGGGTTGCAagcggtcagcctccaccccaaatccgcTTTGCCGCCAAcatttataacggtgttaaataaatttaaaagtgtttttaatttataaggggggttcgCACTCGGAGGCTTCCtgcgtgaaaggggtcaccagtaccaaagtttgagaaccactgttctaaggccTTGGCCATACTATTGTTGCAGTGATGTCACAGCAGCAATTCTCAGCCTTTTCCAGACAAAGATCCCATGTTAGTGAATACATGCAAGTGAGATCTGGCTGTTCACGGGCAAAGCAATCCTACATTCCACATATTCTCTTCACCCGACTCAATTGTGATGTTTttgcttgatttatttatttttccctttaattcATAACTTTAACTCTGACCAAAATAAATACTATTATTGCATCAGGAGGATCACCCCATACAAGAGAAAAGCCAACAGAGAGGCTCACCTGCCACTCTTCTTCCCAGCTACTGACTATCAAAAGGAAAGAGGTGAAGCCACAGGCAGAATGACTGGGATGTCCCTATTTCATGCCAATTGGTGGTTGGCACCAttgtaagttacagcagccttagggctgctctaactcagtGCAAGGAGGAGCAGTCCTGCATGCAGATGCAGCAGGATTGGGGTGTCAAATGTGGGCTTTAAGCCATCTCTGCGCGCACACCTCTCCCTGAATTGTGCAGTTCATCCATAGCAGAGTAGATGGTCTTACATAACAGATACAATTCAAATGTAAGTTTATCTACATATTTTACCATAAATGTATTAGACACTTTTCCTAATAAATTACATGTACCGAACTATTCTCTGGAAACAGCAGTTGGAActactttagaaaaaaaaatccactgtcaATTAAACATAGCAACTATGAAAACCCATTTATCTGTAAAAATATTTAGACACCAAAATTGAATAagcaaaaataatacaaaaaccaCCCCAAAAAATCTATGGGTCAGAGTCCAGATTGTTGTGTTGCAAGGAAatctgtctcttcccctcccccccatacttGATAAGAAGAATGTATTTGTTTAGCTTGTAGACAACTTAAGATTTACGATCTCTTCAACTATTCACTTTCTTGCTTTTAACTGCAGAGGTTTTATAAATGATGTGCTCGGTAGTTGAACTTTAGTCACAAAGGATATGTCTatgttgcaaaaaaaccccaaacaaaaccccaaactcaTGACAGCAAGTCTCGAAGCTCAAGTCAGCTTACTTGGACttgtgctgtggggctaaaaatagcagtgtagatctTCCCACTCAGGCTCTGAGATCCACACCCATCCCCAGGTTTCACAGCCTGAGCAGGAagagctacactgctatttttagtcctctagtgtaagcctgagtcagttgaccccaTGCTCTGAGGTGGCTGTTGGgtctgatgtttgtttgtttgttttgcagtgtagatgtactctcagTGACCTTACCTGACTTCTTTATATAGTGTTTTGGGTTTTGAATTAACTATAATATCGAACATTTACACAACTGAACATTAGTAAGCTAAATACCAGTAGTTTAAACCTTAGCTGTAGGTGATTAAACACAATCTTCAAAGAGATGGACTTGTCTGGCTGGAATGCCTGAGAAATGACTTTGCCTCTACGCCACCTCTAGCTAGAGTCCTTCAGTTCCAACTGGAACCATCTATTGTGCAAAACCAGCCCATGATCATAAACCTTTAAAAGATATTCCAGGCAAATCTAAGGGTACTACATATTAAATTCCAATACTGATTCTAGAGCTTACAGGTCAGCACTTCGTCTGTTACATTACACAGCCCCCTGCTCATATATTTTGTTCACTCCTTCAGCAATAAAATCCTTCAGGATTTAACTATGGATCCCAAAATATATCAAAGATACTAAACAGGCATCTACTAGACAGTTCCATtctctccttgttgttttcacccTTCCAGTACTATAGCCCGCTCCCTTCATTGTCACTAATGCAAAGGtgtatacagaaggtcagattcagacctggtgtaaacAATGCAACTCCACTAGCTGCACCTGCTAATATCTGTCTAGCtccttaataatttttattgtgcTTTCTTGAATTCCTTCtgatttgtcaacatctttctgaTACTAAGGTGTCCTCACACTGAATGTGCATTATTCTAGGTGTGTGTTATCTTCCTGGTCCATAACATGATCCCTCTGCGTAGGCAGCCCCATGTCAAAGCTAAAAGGAAAAGGGGGCTGTTAATAGCATAAGAAGTAAAGGGAAGGTATCCATTTAGCTGTAACCTATGCAAGGAACAGCTTGAATCTCCAATGTTTGAAATTTAAGCCAGCTCCTTCCTTGTGTCTTAACACATctgaaatatatacacacacacacacacacacacacacacacacagagtgttcTTGCATTTCTTTAACCACAGGCTTTGAACTCTGCAATTTAAAACATTATCACTACTAACTTCAATATAAgctttttggggggggcaggggcggggaggcTGTGCAAAACCAGTCTGTGCAAGTCCTAAGCGATAATGAtcccctccacagctcccactgaactcaacggGCCTGATCCTGGTCCCATCAGGATGAAGAAAAAtcaaagattttaaaacaaatttaaaatcagAACCTTTaaattcacttttctttttaaaaatcaacctgTTTATAATTAACTTTAAAATTATGATGACCCCTATAAAGGCCCAAACtaactgtaatattttaaaaatcaataaataaaaacttGGTGCATCAGTGAGCCCTCCCCACATTGGCAAGTTAAAGCGTTCTGCTTTTTAGTTATATACTGTATTGCGGGGAAAACATCTTTAACTTCTGAGGTCGCCTCATACTTATAAACATGTCACAATCAAGTATTGCACTgggtaaatatattattttcagtCTTTACAATGGCGTGAATGCTGGTATTTGCACTTCTAACGTAAGTACTTCTCAGTTTCTGCTGTTCAGAGAAGATTTGGTCTTAATGTACATAGTTTCAGTTTAGCTAGCAGGCGAAGAGAGAAATGAAGAGAATATTCTTTGCACCACTTCATTCAAAACTGAGAAAACAATTGGAAGCCGAAAAAACAGGAAAGCTGATGAGATCAGTTTCTGAAAATGTGGAAGatcacagggcctgattttcaaaggtatttaggcacctaaagatgtagatgCCCAGTGAGACTTTCAGAAGTCTAAATACCACTTTCGGAAGTCTAAATACCAGTCTGTCAGTTCACTACCTACATTTAATActgcctttgtttaataaatcagttagttgtAAATTAAAAAAGTTTATGAAACATATTCTTTTGTATCCAACACATTGTAAGGTCATGTTAGTTAACGGGTAAACAATTTTCAAATGCTGTTTTGacatatttttaattgaattgcaATTTCCctccaaatgcagcttgacagaaatcacaagtaaaaataaTCTAGTAAGTAGAAAATGGTGAGTGATGCATTTCTTAacacaaaaaacagaaaatgaagaatCTGATTAAATGTATGTTTAGCTGTATAATTGTGTAAAtaagtgtgtataaatatagtgTATTCTCCTGGTAACAAAAAGTTACCACCAAATATAGTCTTGACATTTTGACAATCAGCATGTTTTAATGCTTCTACCAGCCAGAGAGAATGTTTCTTTAGGGAAACAACTCCAGTACAAACGCAAAACAAGATTTCTATTCCATAAAAAGTCAGTGGGCTCAGGGCCTTGTCTAAACTAGTGTTATTAAAGTTGCTCGTGGCACCTGAGTTTCGTAGGGGAGGTCTACTCATCCTAGCCCCAGACGGAGCTCTTAACTGCAACAGCTTGAGTGTGATATGTGATGAGTTcggaagctgggagcagcacagccTTCGcagcagggagtttgtttataaactgcggcagggtgattaagataacaaaaggcttatcattaaagtaaattaagggttgttagatgatcctgaaagcactgCCAGGAACTTCAgttaaaagacaggtttcagagtagcagtcctgttagtctgtatccgcaaaaagaacaggagtacttgtggcaccttagagactaacaaatttattagagcataagctttcgtgagctacagctcacttcatcggatgcatgcagtggatgtatccgatgaagtgagctgaagctcacgaaagattatgctctaataaatctgttagtctccaagatgccacaagtactcctgttctttttgtagttaaaagataggaaacaaagggtaggaataagaggtgagaatgggaagaggtaaatagtgatgaccatcagggatctgtactgggaccagtcctattcaacatattcataaatgatctggaaaaaaggggtatgcagagaggtggtaaaatttgcagatgatacaaaattactcaagatagttaagtccaaaacagactgcgaggagttacaaaaggatctcacaaaactgggtgactggggggCAACACAATGGTAGAAGAAATTCAgtgtcgataaat
Protein-coding regions in this window:
- the CEP68 gene encoding centrosomal protein of 68 kDa isoform X5, with product MAAAVPPPGRFSRAKATYVERQPLTDCYREWFYLPHRFSSTLFHPEGRQQMKMVECLGCKEHLPNAPEHQPTLQSSAMDAKVYLSSSEPLPAINADHGSQASLSLSSATLKSLPNRTLPSFETAIPTFSRSSLSTPPSEDDDFEQQEIRSRSLPARRVFPSSEVFPSRYLHSGSTPVEDPMLSTRRRLNPLFDDCVAVEQEKKRSSFQADYWACAIPDSLPPSPDRQSPHWNPNKEYEDLLDYTYPLKPKYKLAKNPKSVMPDPFFHDSGIDLDSFSVSPESTLKCISAPGQNQHASGSNVSQSKECGISAERFSTPLSKKPGYLGAVPYYGPSPVTKVSFAECVGTATKADPVRGFANGLLTSKCAGLSPCNPTHIDGRGWGNRGDEDFSKCQVKEKGASHFVSTTQILPLKKAWENDEEFLSLPPRIKELEGLAQYLSDLSLTKGRPGHDQVQQDLPCYSGSRGQLSSDSVEDQGSIKSKYGIQGSEDCVLCHACNPQKPSIKTIYQDHRESVRRLGMPSIRDMLDGRYLCALEGEGQHLTKGKDQQKESLAQCIKIFCCQLEELIHWLYKVADVTDNWIPPEPDVESVKTSLHRYLQFKKDVADHQTLTESVLQRGETLLKCMASNSPVLKDTLGLIAKQSEELESHAERLYESVLAATDTIGGHSLTKDSDTQQTVAQAKEAKWVIPLAEMEFVSRSLEA
- the CEP68 gene encoding centrosomal protein of 68 kDa isoform X8, with amino-acid sequence MERGGAHGCCCPSAWQQMKMVECLGCKEHLPNAPEHQPTLQSSAMDAKVYLSSSEPLPAINADHGSQASLSLSSATLKSLPNRTLPSFETAIPTFSRSSLSTPPSEDDDFEQQEIRSRSLPARRVFPSSEVFPSRYLHSGSTPVEDPMLSTRRRLNPLFDDCVAVEQEKKRSSFQADYWACAIPDSLPPSPDRQSPHWNPNKEYEDLLDYTYPLKPKYKLAKNPKSVMPDPFFHDSGIDLDSFSVSPESTLKCISAPGQNQHASGSNVSQSKECGISAERFSTPLSKKPGYLGAVPYYGPSPVTKVSFAECVGTATKADPVRGFANGLLTSKCAGLSPCNPTHIDGRGWGNRGDEDFSKCQVKEKGASHFVSTTQILPLKKAWENDEEFLSLPPRIKELEGLAQYLSDLSLTKGRPGHDQVQQDLPCYSGSRGQLSSDSVEDQGSIKSKYGIQGSEDCVLCHACNPQKPSIKTIYQDHRESVRRLGMPSIRDMLDGRYLCALEGEGQHLTKGKDQQKESLAQCIKIFCCQLEELIHWLYKVADVTDNWIPPEPDVESVKTSLHRYLQFKKDVADHQTLTESVLQRGETLLKCMASNSPVLKDTLGLIAKQSEELESHAERLYESVLAATDTIGGHSLTKDSDTQQTVAQAKEAKWVIPLAEMEFVSRSLEA
- the CEP68 gene encoding centrosomal protein of 68 kDa isoform X9: MERGGAHGCCCPSAWQMKMVECLGCKEHLPNAPEHQPTLQSSAMDAKVYLSSSEPLPAINADHGSQASLSLSSATLKSLPNRTLPSFETAIPTFSRSSLSTPPSEDDDFEQQEIRSRSLPARRVFPSSEVFPSRYLHSGSTPVEDPMLSTRRRLNPLFDDCVAVEQEKKRSSFQADYWACAIPDSLPPSPDRQSPHWNPNKEYEDLLDYTYPLKPKYKLAKNPKSVMPDPFFHDSGIDLDSFSVSPESTLKCISAPGQNQHASGSNVSQSKECGISAERFSTPLSKKPGYLGAVPYYGPSPVTKVSFAECVGTATKADPVRGFANGLLTSKCAGLSPCNPTHIDGRGWGNRGDEDFSKCQVKEKGASHFVSTTQILPLKKAWENDEEFLSLPPRIKELEGLAQYLSDLSLTKGRPGHDQVQQDLPCYSGSRGQLSSDSVEDQGSIKSKYGIQGSEDCVLCHACNPQKPSIKTIYQDHRESVRRLGMPSIRDMLDGRYLCALEGEGQHLTKGKDQQKESLAQCIKIFCCQLEELIHWLYKVADVTDNWIPPEPDVESVKTSLHRYLQFKKDVADHQTLTESVLQRGETLLKCMASNSPVLKDTLGLIAKQSEELESHAERLYESVLAATDTIGGHSLTKDSDTQQTVAQAKEAKWVIPLAEMEFVSRSLEA